A part of Ammospiza caudacuta isolate bAmmCau1 chromosome 7, bAmmCau1.pri, whole genome shotgun sequence genomic DNA contains:
- the TMEM121 gene encoding transmembrane protein 121 produces the protein MVLPPPDRRHVCLTTIVIMTSMAFMDAYLVEQNQGPRKIGVCIIVLVGDICFLIVLRYVAVWVGAEVKTAKRGYAMILWFLYIFVLEIKLYFIFQNYKADKKNLETVARKALTLLLSICVPGLYLVLVALDSMEYIRTFRKKEDLRGRLFWVALDLLDILDIQANLWEPHRTGLPIWAEGLMFFYCYILLLILPCVSLSEISMQGEHIAPQKMMLYPVLSLVTINIVTIFIRAINMILFQDSRVSTIFIGKNIIAIATKACTFLEYKRQVKEFPQNAIALELQQNSLSHNQTLHSAQGIPHEPSPTSEILDT, from the coding sequence ATGGTGCTGCCGCCGCCCGACCGGCGCCACGTCTGCCTCACCACCATCGTCATCATGACCAGCATGGCCTTCATGGACGCCTACCTGGTGGAGCAGAACCAGGGGCCCCGCAAGATCGGCGTCTGCATCATCGTGCTGGTGGGGGACATCTGCTTCCTCATTGTGCTGCGCTACGTGGCCGTGTGGGTGGGCGCAGAGGTGAAGACGGCCAAGCGGGGCTACGCCATGATCCTGTGGTTCCTCTACATCTTCGTGCTGGAGATCAAGCTCTATTTCATCTTTCAGAATTACAAAGCGGACAAGAAGAACCTGGAGACGGTGGCCAGGAAAGCTCTgaccctgctgctctccatctgTGTGCCGGGGCTCTACCTGGTGctggtggccttggacagcATGGAGTACATACGGACCTTTCGGAAGAAAGAGGACCTGCGGGGACGCCTCTTCTGGGTGGCCCTCGACCTGCTGGATATCTTGGACATCCAGGCCAACCTGTGGGAGCCACACAGGACCGGCCTGCCCATCTGGGCAGAGGGGCTCATGTTCTTCTACTGCTACATACTCCTCCTGATCCTGCCTTGCGTGTCCCTCAGTGAGATCAGCATGCAAGGGGAGCACATTGCCCCGCAAAAAATGATGCTCTACCCCGTCCTCAGCCTGGTCACCATCAACATCGTCACCATCTTCATCCGGGCCATCAACATGATCTTGTTCCAGGACAGCAGGGTCTCCACCATCTTTATCGGCAAGAACATCATCGCCATCGCCACCAAGGCGTGCACCTTCCTGGAGTACAAGCGGCAGGTGAAGGAGTTCCCGCAGAACGCCATCgccctggagctccagcagaactcCCTCTCGCACAACCAGACCCTGCACAGCGCACAGGGCATCCCCCACGAGCCGTCGCCCACCAGCGAGATCCTGGACACATGA